A genome region from Hymenobacter tibetensis includes the following:
- a CDS encoding energy transducer TonB has translation MFQLLLFILVSGLCLGSGGVWAQSEKLASTPENLAVDVPVSHIQDTLSNPDLTGLQELKVGWIFVEQMPIYRGIDKKSGGWEGLTRFIQQNLSWPPEAPQESGKVYVSFVIDKSGSIRDTKVVRWLHPAMDAEALRVVQLLDYQFTPAQTNGHPVSVPYTIPIIFSKEPVEELQSRRHR, from the coding sequence GTGTTCCAATTACTCCTCTTTATACTGGTATCTGGGCTGTGCTTGGGGAGCGGAGGAGTGTGGGCGCAGTCTGAAAAGCTAGCATCTACTCCAGAAAATCTTGCCGTCGATGTGCCAGTTTCTCACATACAGGACACATTAAGCAATCCGGACCTAACCGGTTTACAAGAACTAAAGGTCGGATGGATATTTGTTGAGCAGATGCCTATTTATAGAGGTATTGATAAGAAGTCTGGCGGTTGGGAAGGTTTGACGAGATTCATTCAGCAAAACCTAAGCTGGCCACCGGAAGCACCACAGGAAAGCGGCAAGGTTTACGTTAGCTTCGTTATCGATAAGAGTGGTAGCATCCGGGATACCAAGGTTGTAAGATGGCTACATCCGGCAATGGATGCCGAAGCCTTGCGAGTAGTGCAGCTGCTTGACTATCAGTTTACACCGGCTCAGACAAACGGCCATCCGGTGAGCGTGCCCTATACTATTCCAATCATTTTCAGCAAAGAACCTGTAGAAGAGTTGCAAAGCAGGCGTCACCGCTGA
- a CDS encoding amidohydrolase: MKHTFLFTSFAATLTLSATAQNTALNARIAKLATAQESKLIACRRDLHEHPELGNQETRTAGIVAEQLKKLGLEVQTGVARTGVVGILKGGKPGPVVALRADMDGLPVTETANLSFASKAKTTYNGQEVGVMHACGHDTHVAMLLSAAAVLSEVKKDLPGTVKFIFQPAEEGSLPGVTGGAKLMVQEGVLDNPKVDAIFGLHINAQTEVGTLKYRPEGTMAAADVFTIKVKGKSAHGAYPWLAVDPVVTAAQIVTGLQTIISRQTELTEDAAVLTVGMIHGGVRNNIIPDQVELTGTIRTLDKDMQQQIWAAIRRTATNIAESVGATAEVDIVNYAPITYNDPRLTERMLPTLQRVAGPSHVVLQKAVTGAEDFAYFQEKVPGLFVFVGGMPKGKNPAETAPHHTPGFFVDESGLTLGVQTIATLAADYLGSKK; encoded by the coding sequence ATGAAGCACACGTTCCTTTTCACTTCTTTCGCCGCCACGCTCACCTTGTCGGCCACGGCGCAAAATACCGCCCTCAATGCCCGCATAGCCAAGCTAGCCACCGCTCAGGAAAGCAAGCTTATTGCCTGCCGCCGCGACCTGCACGAGCACCCTGAACTTGGCAACCAAGAAACCCGCACCGCCGGCATTGTGGCCGAGCAATTGAAAAAACTAGGGCTGGAAGTGCAAACCGGCGTAGCTCGCACCGGCGTGGTTGGCATCCTGAAAGGCGGCAAGCCCGGACCGGTGGTAGCCTTGCGAGCCGATATGGATGGTTTACCGGTGACGGAAACCGCCAATCTGTCTTTCGCCTCGAAAGCCAAAACCACCTACAACGGCCAGGAAGTGGGTGTGATGCACGCCTGCGGCCACGACACCCACGTGGCCATGCTGCTAAGCGCTGCCGCCGTGCTGAGTGAGGTAAAGAAGGACCTGCCGGGCACAGTGAAGTTCATCTTTCAGCCGGCCGAAGAAGGCTCCTTGCCCGGCGTGACGGGCGGCGCCAAGCTCATGGTGCAGGAAGGCGTCCTCGACAACCCTAAAGTGGACGCCATCTTTGGCTTGCACATCAACGCCCAAACCGAAGTAGGCACGCTCAAGTACCGTCCCGAAGGCACCATGGCCGCCGCCGACGTATTCACCATTAAAGTGAAAGGCAAATCGGCGCACGGGGCCTACCCTTGGTTGGCAGTGGACCCAGTCGTGACGGCCGCGCAGATTGTAACAGGCCTGCAAACCATTATCAGCCGCCAAACCGAACTAACGGAAGACGCGGCCGTGCTGACCGTGGGCATGATTCATGGCGGGGTGCGCAACAACATCATCCCCGACCAGGTGGAACTGACCGGCACCATTCGCACCCTCGACAAAGACATGCAGCAGCAAATCTGGGCGGCCATTCGCCGAACAGCCACCAACATTGCGGAAAGCGTCGGTGCCACTGCCGAAGTGGACATCGTCAACTATGCACCCATCACCTACAACGACCCGCGCCTGACCGAGCGGATGCTGCCTACCCTGCAACGGGTGGCGGGGCCGTCTCACGTGGTACTGCAAAAAGCGGTGACCGGGGCCGAGGACTTCGCGTATTTCCAGGAGAAGGTACCCGGCCTGTTTGTGTTCGTGGGCGGCATGCCAAAAGGCAAGAACCCAGCCGAAACAGCGCCGCACCATACGCCCGGCTTTTTTGTGGATGAGAGTGGCCTCACCCTGGGCGTCCAAACCATTGCCACCCTGGCCGCCGATTATCTTGGCTCGAAGAAATAG
- a CDS encoding energy transducer TonB, whose protein sequence is MLPLPILNVRLNACHEDWQQMTPTEQGRHCAHCDRTVLDFTASTQADLDAAFQTSPDGRVCGRFRPSQLAPQPQLRPKLRRFLVALVLVCGLGLTSGEAWAQVQKATKVAAQATPHVVFGGAEQMPVYKNGGSEGVMKFVQKNVRWPAGSEMLDAEGKVFIGFVIDKTGQVRNAKVLKGIHPLLDAEALRVVQLLDGQFEPGKQNNKPVDVSYTIPVTFKRD, encoded by the coding sequence ATGCTGCCCCTGCCTATCCTCAACGTCCGCCTGAATGCCTGCCACGAAGACTGGCAGCAGATGACACCTACCGAACAAGGCCGCCACTGTGCCCACTGCGACCGGACGGTCCTGGATTTCACTGCAAGCACGCAAGCTGACCTGGACGCAGCCTTTCAAACTTCCCCGGATGGCCGGGTCTGCGGCCGGTTTCGCCCAAGTCAACTCGCGCCCCAGCCGCAACTGCGCCCGAAGCTGCGGCGGTTTTTGGTAGCGCTGGTGCTAGTGTGCGGGTTAGGGCTGACGAGTGGTGAAGCGTGGGCGCAGGTGCAAAAGGCAACGAAAGTAGCTGCGCAAGCAACACCACATGTCGTATTTGGAGGAGCAGAACAGATGCCTGTTTATAAGAATGGTGGATCTGAAGGGGTAATGAAATTTGTGCAAAAGAATGTGCGCTGGCCAGCTGGTAGCGAAATGCTTGACGCAGAGGGAAAAGTATTTATCGGCTTCGTCATCGACAAAACAGGACAGGTGCGCAACGCGAAAGTGCTGAAAGGCATTCACCCACTACTGGATGCGGAGGCGCTGCGGGTAGTGCAACTACTGGATGGACAATTTGAGCCAGGCAAGCAGAACAACAAACCTGTAGATGTGAGCTACACTATTCCTGTCACCTTTAAGCGCGATTGA
- a CDS encoding sensor histidine kinase has product MNRTRIFFYQVLGWLLIIGYDLWWILRDTTETGAALQRSLLLQVTFLLSSISLFYYCYLLVFSQGMRKGHWQVLVLGLLGAPVVFAATRYLLEEVMLPLFFGFRNYTPGTTLTYYLLDNAYYLPPMMVAAAAVWGVKDAFLREKARENHLRLQVLEQEKMQAELAFLRTQINPHFLYNTLNYIYSLAYPVSEPLAEAILKLSELMRYMLHESPDGKVELQKEVDYLHHYLAIYRLRFEGNFFVDFQCDGRANGQRVAALLLIPFVENALKHGVLDEASQPMEIRLTLPATTPGLTFEVRNHISQHQKDATTGIGLGNIRRRLELLYPGKHQLVVQQEAAVHYTRLELYSLH; this is encoded by the coding sequence ATGAACCGCACCCGTATTTTTTTCTACCAGGTTCTGGGCTGGTTGCTTATCATCGGCTACGACCTGTGGTGGATTCTGCGCGATACCACCGAAACGGGTGCTGCGCTACAACGGTCACTGCTGCTGCAGGTCACTTTTCTGCTTAGCTCCATCAGCTTGTTCTACTATTGTTATTTGCTGGTTTTCTCGCAAGGCATGCGGAAGGGGCACTGGCAGGTGCTCGTGCTAGGTCTGCTAGGAGCACCAGTGGTTTTTGCGGCTACGCGCTACCTGCTCGAAGAAGTGATGCTGCCGCTATTCTTCGGTTTTCGTAATTACACGCCGGGCACCACGCTCACCTACTACCTTCTCGACAATGCCTATTACCTCCCGCCCATGATGGTAGCTGCCGCTGCCGTTTGGGGCGTGAAGGACGCCTTCCTGCGCGAAAAAGCGCGTGAAAACCACCTTCGGCTGCAAGTGCTGGAGCAAGAAAAAATGCAGGCTGAGTTGGCCTTCTTACGCACCCAAATCAACCCGCACTTTCTCTACAACACGCTCAACTACATCTACTCGCTAGCTTACCCCGTGTCGGAACCGCTGGCTGAAGCCATCCTCAAACTGTCGGAGCTGATGCGCTACATGCTGCACGAGAGCCCCGATGGCAAAGTGGAGCTACAGAAAGAAGTGGACTACCTGCATCATTACCTTGCTATCTACCGGCTGCGCTTCGAGGGCAACTTCTTTGTTGATTTCCAGTGCGACGGCCGCGCCAACGGGCAGCGGGTGGCCGCCTTGCTGCTGATTCCGTTCGTGGAAAACGCACTAAAGCACGGGGTGTTAGATGAAGCCAGTCAGCCAATGGAAATCCGCCTGACGCTGCCCGCTACTACCCCAGGGCTTACTTTTGAAGTGCGCAACCACATCAGCCAGCACCAGAAAGACGCTACCACCGGCATCGGCCTGGGCAATATCCGGCGGCGGCTGGAGTTGCTGTATCCTGGCAAGCACCAGTTGGTTGTGCAGCAGGAAGCGGCCGTGCATTACACCCGGTTGGAGCTGTATTCTCTTCACTAA
- a CDS encoding homogentisate 1,2-dioxygenase, whose product MAYYHRLGQIPRKRHTQFRQPDGTLYSEQLVGTLGFHGVSSLLYHRHPPTDIRNVGVPEPYSPKLLKDRPLQPSHLRTLAQTTTGGDYLAARQTLLGNADVTLSICNPTERRMSYYYKNALADEVIFVHEGRGELWSQMGKVAFEPGDYVVIPRTIIHQLHFEEGPVRLLIIESFSAVETCRRYRNHFGQLLEHSPYCERDIRPPSELVVDDAQESGEYLLKIKKEGQLHHLTYAHSPFDVVGWDGYFYPYATSIHDFEPITGRLHQPPPVHQHFEGHNFVICSFVPRLFDYHPLSIPAPYNHSNVDSDEVLYYVAGNFMSRKGVDLASFTWHPSGIPHGPHPGTVEASLGKKETHELAVMVDTFRPLYLTEAALPYVDPRYPMSWQPGFVPDAPKPADMMD is encoded by the coding sequence ATGGCTTATTACCACCGCCTCGGCCAGATTCCGCGCAAGCGCCACACCCAGTTTCGCCAGCCCGATGGCACCTTGTACTCCGAGCAACTCGTGGGTACGCTGGGTTTTCACGGTGTCTCGTCGTTGCTCTACCACCGGCATCCGCCCACCGATATTCGGAACGTAGGCGTGCCCGAGCCTTATAGCCCGAAGCTGCTCAAAGACCGGCCCTTGCAGCCCAGCCACCTCCGCACCCTGGCCCAAACCACCACCGGTGGCGACTACCTGGCCGCCCGCCAAACCCTGCTCGGCAACGCCGACGTGACGCTCAGCATCTGCAACCCTACGGAGCGGCGCATGAGCTACTACTACAAAAACGCGCTGGCCGACGAAGTGATTTTCGTGCACGAAGGCCGGGGCGAGCTGTGGAGCCAGATGGGCAAAGTGGCGTTCGAGCCCGGCGACTATGTGGTCATCCCACGCACCATCATCCACCAGCTGCACTTCGAGGAGGGTCCGGTTCGACTGCTGATCATCGAGTCGTTCAGTGCGGTGGAAACCTGCCGGCGCTACCGCAACCACTTCGGACAACTGCTGGAACACTCGCCGTATTGCGAACGGGACATTCGGCCCCCAAGCGAGCTGGTAGTGGATGATGCGCAGGAGTCGGGCGAGTACCTACTCAAAATCAAGAAAGAAGGCCAACTGCACCACCTCACTTACGCCCATTCGCCCTTCGATGTGGTGGGCTGGGACGGGTACTTCTACCCCTACGCCACCAGCATCCACGACTTCGAGCCGATAACGGGCCGTTTGCATCAGCCACCGCCCGTGCACCAGCATTTCGAGGGCCACAACTTCGTGATTTGCTCGTTTGTGCCGCGCCTCTTCGACTATCACCCGCTCAGCATTCCGGCGCCCTATAACCACTCCAACGTGGATTCCGACGAGGTGCTGTACTACGTGGCCGGCAACTTCATGTCGCGCAAGGGCGTGGATTTGGCCTCGTTTACGTGGCACCCCAGCGGCATTCCGCACGGGCCCCACCCTGGGACCGTGGAAGCCAGCCTCGGCAAAAAGGAAACCCACGAGTTAGCCGTCATGGTGGACACGTTCCGGCCGCTTTACCTCACCGAAGCCGCCCTACCGTACGTGGACCCACGCTACCCAATGAGCTGGCAGCCGGGCTTCGTGCCCGATGCGCCGAAACCCGCCGACATGATGGATTAG
- a CDS encoding WG repeat-containing protein yields MGLRTFVEMPGFRLFLFSFWQRLRLALCVLVLLSEGAALAQTTKGPLVPFRRGSRWGYADRTRRVVLPLLYNEAGPFVNEVAWVRQGLLYGYIDAGGNSITPVQFSRASNFQQGRATVELSGETFDINSSGQRLSTPPDPEPETDYLEQGDLMRRQGKVGFRFTVGSTTVVLAEYDEIRDLHHDGLLLVRQGAKWGVLNAEGKRTLPLEYDAIQATSANGFAYPIVEQAGRFGYVSTEGRLLTPVAYAAAEPFIEEVARVTTPDGKIGYIDSRGKEYFEE; encoded by the coding sequence ATGGGCTTGCGTACCTTCGTTGAAATGCCTGGTTTTCGGTTGTTTTTATTTTCCTTCTGGCAGCGGCTTCGCTTGGCGCTATGCGTGCTAGTGCTGCTGAGCGAGGGCGCGGCACTGGCCCAAACCACCAAGGGCCCCTTGGTGCCTTTTCGCCGCGGCAGCCGCTGGGGCTACGCCGACCGTACGCGCCGGGTAGTGCTGCCCCTACTCTACAACGAGGCCGGACCGTTTGTAAACGAGGTAGCCTGGGTGCGCCAAGGCCTATTGTATGGCTACATTGATGCGGGCGGCAACTCTATTACACCCGTGCAATTCAGCCGCGCCAGCAACTTCCAGCAAGGCCGTGCTACCGTCGAGCTAAGCGGAGAAACCTTCGACATCAACTCCAGCGGCCAACGCTTGAGCACGCCCCCTGACCCCGAACCAGAGACCGACTACCTGGAGCAAGGCGACCTAATGCGCCGCCAGGGCAAAGTGGGGTTCCGCTTCACGGTGGGCTCCACTACTGTAGTGCTCGCCGAATACGACGAAATCCGGGACCTGCACCACGACGGCCTGCTACTAGTCCGCCAAGGCGCAAAATGGGGCGTACTGAATGCCGAAGGCAAGCGCACGCTGCCGCTGGAATACGATGCCATCCAGGCCACAAGCGCCAACGGCTTTGCGTATCCTATAGTAGAGCAGGCTGGCCGCTTTGGCTATGTGAGCACCGAGGGCCGCCTGCTTACCCCTGTTGCATACGCTGCCGCCGAGCCCTTCATCGAAGAAGTGGCTCGCGTAACCACTCCCGATGGCAAAATTGGCTATATCGACAGCCGTGGCAAAGAGTATTTCGAGGAGTAG
- a CDS encoding DUF5694 domain-containing protein: MKTLSLLVALLSTTLLGGTCPAWAQASVAAPPATKIKVYLLGTFHFNGSTTDVVKGSKSDMQTPTRQQELEDLANKLTKTKADKVFVEWKQNRQSYVDSTYALYRQNQFKLGNNEVFQVGYRLAAKLNRSRVYCADAEGVFDYGAAMEYAKEHNQADILKNDGKSTEAPSAPDSIGRLITARYHAIYGPEHPAPKGPKKPLTITDIIISNNTPAAERSNMDWYLLTGARVGGGTNYVGADLAGEFYKRNMRIYTNMLRAVDFQKDRSIILIIGAGHVSFLKEQLLHNSLLEVQEVLPLLKAK; this comes from the coding sequence ATGAAAACTCTTTCCCTTCTCGTAGCACTGCTTTCCACCACGCTGCTGGGTGGCACTTGCCCGGCTTGGGCTCAAGCAAGTGTTGCTGCGCCGCCCGCCACCAAAATCAAGGTGTATCTGCTGGGCACGTTTCATTTCAACGGCTCGACCACGGACGTCGTGAAAGGGAGCAAGTCGGATATGCAGACGCCTACCAGACAGCAGGAATTAGAGGACCTGGCCAACAAGCTCACCAAAACCAAAGCCGACAAGGTATTTGTGGAATGGAAGCAAAATCGCCAGTCGTACGTGGACAGCACGTATGCGCTCTACCGCCAAAACCAGTTCAAGCTTGGCAACAATGAAGTGTTTCAGGTGGGGTACCGGCTGGCGGCCAAGCTGAACCGCTCCCGCGTGTACTGTGCTGATGCCGAGGGCGTATTCGATTATGGCGCGGCTATGGAGTACGCCAAAGAGCACAACCAAGCCGACATCCTGAAAAACGATGGAAAGAGCACAGAGGCTCCCTCGGCCCCAGACAGCATTGGCCGCCTGATTACGGCTCGGTACCATGCCATCTACGGGCCGGAGCATCCCGCCCCGAAAGGACCGAAAAAGCCACTGACCATCACCGACATTATCATCTCCAACAACACACCCGCGGCTGAGCGCAGCAACATGGACTGGTATCTACTCACGGGGGCCCGCGTGGGTGGCGGCACCAATTACGTGGGGGCCGACCTGGCCGGTGAGTTCTACAAGCGCAACATGCGCATCTACACTAATATGCTGCGGGCCGTTGATTTTCAGAAAGACCGGTCTATCATTCTCATCATCGGGGCTGGCCACGTCTCTTTTCTGAAAGAGCAGCTGCTGCATAACTCTTTGCTTGAAGTGCAGGAGGTGTTGCCACTTCTGAAAGCGAAATAG
- a CDS encoding hydroxymethylglutaryl-CoA reductase encodes MIFTPSPMMLKLLYTRGSLHNTPNGVAFSIKNRLDTVRFTRLDYVQIGDQRVAPDNIALDLGDGDIRPVRDALSRTPGGLEFPVGHSITFHLTATALPEGVHPIRVQFAADPFGDLHVEVEDAIMQSADNRTRIPRQDQDDYSDDAIQARQRFAEEFSGQEFKHLKHYSFDAHTLRGNCEHFTGVAQIPIGLAGPLRVNGEVAQGDFLIPMATTEGTLVASYNRGIQVLNLCGGVKCTVIGDAMQRAPVFVFDDARGARDFGRWVAETIDQIRPEAESTSSVAKLQYIDTYLANKFAYLRFNYSTGDAAGQNMVGRATFAACSWILEHYKEAPVRHFYLESNFATDKKASQINVMRTRGKRVVAEAVIKREVLQQRMRVTPEQLAYHGQVSNVGAFLSGANNNGAHSANGITAMFIATGQDVANVSESSAGVLYSEVTKEGDLYLSITIPSLIVATHGGGTGLATQNECLRMLGCVGRGTVNKFAEIVAGVVLAGELSLGSAISSSDWVSSHEQYGRNR; translated from the coding sequence ATGATCTTCACGCCTAGCCCCATGATGCTGAAGCTGCTCTACACGCGCGGTAGCCTGCACAACACGCCTAATGGCGTGGCCTTCAGCATCAAGAACCGCCTCGATACCGTCCGCTTCACCCGGCTGGATTACGTGCAGATAGGCGACCAGCGCGTGGCGCCCGACAACATTGCCTTGGACCTCGGCGACGGTGACATCAGGCCCGTGCGCGACGCGCTGAGCCGCACACCGGGTGGCCTGGAATTCCCAGTAGGGCACAGCATCACCTTTCACCTGACGGCTACTGCTTTGCCCGAGGGCGTCCATCCCATACGCGTGCAGTTTGCGGCCGACCCCTTCGGTGACTTGCACGTGGAAGTGGAAGATGCCATTATGCAAAGCGCTGACAACCGCACCCGCATTCCGCGCCAAGACCAAGACGACTATTCCGACGACGCCATTCAGGCCCGGCAGCGCTTCGCCGAGGAGTTTTCGGGGCAGGAGTTCAAGCACCTCAAGCACTACTCCTTTGATGCCCACACGCTGCGAGGCAACTGCGAGCATTTCACGGGTGTGGCGCAAATTCCGATAGGGCTGGCCGGTCCGTTGCGCGTGAACGGGGAAGTTGCCCAAGGCGACTTCCTGATTCCGATGGCCACCACCGAAGGGACGCTGGTAGCCAGCTACAACCGGGGTATTCAGGTGCTTAACCTGTGCGGCGGCGTAAAGTGCACTGTCATCGGCGACGCCATGCAGCGGGCCCCGGTGTTTGTGTTCGATGATGCCCGCGGTGCTCGGGACTTCGGGCGGTGGGTGGCCGAAACCATCGACCAGATTCGGCCGGAGGCAGAAAGCACCTCTAGCGTCGCCAAACTGCAATACATTGATACGTACTTAGCCAACAAGTTCGCCTACCTGCGTTTCAACTACAGCACCGGCGACGCGGCAGGCCAGAACATGGTAGGCCGTGCCACCTTCGCGGCCTGCTCCTGGATTCTGGAGCATTACAAGGAGGCCCCCGTCCGCCACTTCTACCTCGAATCCAACTTCGCTACCGACAAGAAAGCCTCTCAAATCAACGTGATGCGCACCCGCGGCAAACGCGTGGTGGCCGAGGCCGTTATCAAGCGCGAAGTGCTGCAACAGCGCATGCGCGTGACGCCCGAGCAGCTAGCCTACCACGGGCAAGTAAGCAACGTAGGCGCCTTTCTGTCGGGAGCCAACAACAACGGGGCGCACTCCGCGAATGGTATCACGGCCATGTTCATTGCCACCGGCCAGGACGTGGCCAACGTGTCGGAATCGTCGGCTGGCGTGCTGTATTCCGAAGTTACCAAGGAAGGCGACCTGTATTTGAGCATCACCATTCCCTCACTGATTGTAGCTACGCACGGTGGGGGTACCGGGCTGGCCACGCAGAACGAGTGTTTGCGGATGTTGGGCTGCGTGGGGCGTGGCACGGTCAATAAGTTTGCGGAGATAGTGGCCGGCGTGGTGCTGGCCGGTGAGCTCAGCCTGGGCTCGGCCATTTCCTCTTCCGACTGGGTAAGCAGCCACGAGCAGTACGGCCGAAACCGCTAA
- a CDS encoding phytanoyl-CoA dioxygenase family protein gives MSSLHTYPRFTLGSTLTAEQLAFFQQYGFLHFRAFADLSTVHRLLRATEQVQRQWLTDEVQKVNGVPIKYGKDVDGSPIVQRFAFANHYSPELREFLEEPRFQALFPLLEAPGGRVGINEKDGLVINHYVNVTGSEFSQMGWHTDSLRDVFYGKRIGPMLNVGFHLDGTPATNGGLRLIPGTHRQPLREMLFRKKYYKDVSSDPNEIAVETEAGDLTVHDGRMWHRVAQSPLVGEASRRRVMYVPILAGKYQPKTENSPTPFYLRFLHLVK, from the coding sequence ATGTCTTCACTACATACTTATCCGCGCTTCACCCTGGGCTCCACGCTTACGGCTGAACAACTGGCGTTCTTTCAACAATATGGTTTTCTGCATTTTAGAGCTTTTGCCGATCTAAGCACCGTGCACCGGCTCCTGCGTGCTACCGAGCAGGTCCAGCGACAGTGGCTGACCGATGAAGTGCAGAAAGTGAACGGCGTGCCCATCAAATACGGCAAGGACGTTGATGGCTCCCCGATAGTACAGCGCTTCGCTTTTGCCAACCACTACAGCCCCGAACTCCGCGAATTTTTGGAAGAGCCGCGTTTCCAAGCGCTATTTCCGTTGCTGGAAGCCCCCGGCGGCCGGGTTGGCATCAACGAGAAAGATGGCCTCGTTATCAACCACTACGTGAACGTAACCGGCAGCGAGTTTTCGCAGATGGGGTGGCACACGGATTCGCTGCGCGACGTGTTTTATGGCAAGCGCATTGGCCCGATGCTCAACGTTGGGTTCCACCTCGATGGTACGCCTGCTACCAATGGGGGCCTGCGCCTGATACCGGGTACGCACCGCCAGCCGCTGCGCGAGATGCTGTTTCGCAAGAAATATTACAAGGACGTCAGCTCCGACCCCAACGAAATTGCGGTGGAAACGGAAGCCGGCGACCTGACCGTGCACGACGGCCGCATGTGGCACCGGGTAGCCCAGTCGCCGCTGGTAGGCGAAGCATCGCGCCGCCGCGTCATGTACGTGCCCATCTTGGCGGGTAAGTATCAACCCAAGACCGAGAACAGCCCGACCCCCTTCTATTTGCGGTTTCTACACCTAGTGAAATAG
- a CDS encoding phosphatase PAP2-related protein gives MPRLVAAPDSLPRTWSVAWQQSAFRYRLLLTLGLLLVLVANLPPFFAWVQARPGAHLPDPLLALLPVQDVSWPIFIIIYLSVGATLHYVLPRPYLLLRLLAAYWLMQVCRVALLALLPLEPPIGLLPLRDPIIDTFIYVAAGPITKDLFFSGHTATVVLLALGVGPGRRRQWLLAAAAAVGLLVLVQHVHYTYDVVAAPFFASVCYWVAGRFGQAGTQ, from the coding sequence ATGCCTCGTCTGGTTGCCGCCCCCGATTCTCTGCCCCGTACGTGGTCTGTTGCCTGGCAGCAGTCAGCTTTCCGGTATCGGCTGCTGCTTACGCTGGGGCTGTTGCTGGTGCTCGTGGCCAACCTGCCGCCGTTTTTCGCATGGGTGCAGGCGCGGCCGGGCGCTCATCTGCCCGACCCGTTGCTGGCCTTGCTGCCCGTGCAGGATGTGTCGTGGCCCATTTTCATCATCATCTACCTGAGCGTAGGGGCTACCCTGCATTACGTGCTGCCGCGCCCGTATTTGCTGCTGCGCTTATTGGCCGCTTACTGGTTGATGCAGGTTTGTCGCGTAGCCCTGCTGGCCCTACTGCCCCTGGAGCCGCCCATCGGCCTGCTCCCTCTCCGCGACCCAATCATTGATACGTTCATCTACGTTGCGGCCGGGCCCATCACCAAAGACTTGTTCTTTTCCGGCCACACCGCTACCGTAGTGCTGCTCGCCCTAGGAGTGGGGCCGGGCCGTCGGCGGCAGTGGTTGCTGGCAGCGGCAGCGGCGGTGGGGTTGCTGGTGCTGGTGCAGCATGTGCACTACACCTATGATGTAGTAGCCGCGCCTTTTTTTGCTTCCGTTTGCTATTGGGTAGCCGGCCGGTTCGGGCAGGCAGGTACCCAATAG
- a CDS encoding SDR family NAD(P)-dependent oxidoreductase, translating to MPTALITGASRGIGRAFATELARRRYDLLLVARSADQLELVATELRTQHGISAHSLACDLAEQGAAQRVADWVRTQTPELTILVNNAGYGLWGRFEELTLVEQQNMLQLNMHLPVALTHLLLPTLRQQPKAYILNVASTAAYQAVPTLTLYAASKSFLLSFSRGLRYELRDSVVSVSCLSPGATTTDFADRAGMSAGLQETANKVSMTPAQVAQAGIAALLAGEAEIIPGALNKISSKLTGLVPKALTEKIAAGIYEKYLK from the coding sequence ATGCCTACTGCTCTCATCACCGGCGCGTCGCGCGGTATTGGCCGGGCTTTCGCCACCGAGCTGGCGCGCCGCCGCTACGACCTGCTGTTGGTTGCCCGCTCCGCCGACCAGTTGGAACTGGTAGCTACCGAACTGCGCACTCAACACGGCATCAGCGCCCATAGCCTTGCCTGCGACCTGGCGGAGCAAGGCGCAGCCCAGCGGGTAGCGGACTGGGTGCGTACTCAAACGCCGGAGCTAACCATCTTGGTGAACAACGCGGGCTATGGGCTGTGGGGCCGCTTCGAGGAGCTCACACTAGTAGAGCAGCAGAACATGTTGCAGCTCAACATGCACTTGCCAGTGGCCCTCACGCACCTGCTGTTGCCTACGCTGCGCCAGCAGCCCAAGGCTTACATCCTGAATGTAGCCAGCACTGCTGCGTACCAGGCGGTGCCTACTCTTACGCTTTACGCGGCCAGTAAGTCGTTCTTGCTCAGCTTCTCGCGTGGTTTGCGCTACGAGCTGCGTGATTCTGTGGTGTCGGTTAGCTGCCTCAGCCCCGGTGCTACCACCACCGATTTCGCCGACCGGGCCGGCATGAGTGCGGGCCTACAGGAAACCGCCAACAAGGTATCTATGACGCCCGCGCAAGTGGCGCAAGCCGGTATTGCGGCGCTGCTAGCCGGGGAAGCGGAAATTATTCCGGGTGCCTTGAACAAGATTTCCTCGAAGCTCACAGGCTTGGTTCCCAAAGCCCTGACCGAGAAAATTGCCGCTGGCATCTACGAGAAGTATCTGAAGTAG